The following is a genomic window from Gymnodinialimonas ceratoperidinii.
GGCGCCGACGTCGGCCAAGCGGTCGATTTCGCGCGGCTCCAGATGGATCGCGTGACCGTAGAGGCCGCGCTCTCCAAGCAGGCCGTGGCTCTCGTAGGTATCGAGGTAGTCGCGCGCGTCGGGGTAGAGGTCTCGGACCCATGTGATCTCGTCGGTCTGCTCGCTCAGGTGGGTCTGCATCAGGCAATCGGGATGCTCGGCCCAGAGCGCGCCAAGGGCACTGAGTTGTTCCGGCGAGGAGGTCGGCGAGAAACGCGGCGTGATCACGTAGCTCAGACGATCCGTGCCGTGCCATTTCCTCAGCAGCTCACGGCTGTCATCGTAGGCGGATTGCGCGGTGTCGCGTAAATTGTCCGGCGCGTTGCGATCCATGCAGGTCTTGCCCGCAAGCACGCGCATGTTGCGGCTTTGCGCGGCCTCGAAGAAAGCGTCGACGGAGGTGGGGTGGATCGTGCAATAGCTGGCAGCCGTCGTGGTGCCATTGGCGGTGAGAAGGTCCAGGTATCGGTTTGCGATTTCGGCCGCGTAGGCGGGGTCGTCGAAGCGGGCTTCCTCGGGGAAGGTATAGCTGTTGAGCCAGTCGATGAGACGCTTGCCCCAGGAGGCGATCATGGCCGTCTGGGGATAATGGACATGGGCGTCGATGAAGCCCGGCAGGATCAGGTCCGCGCCGTGGTCCGTCACCGGCACCTCGGGGTGGGCGGCACGCAGGGCGCGGGCCTCGCCCACCTCGGCGATGAGGCCGTCGCGGATCAGGACGGCGCCATGGGTCTCATGGCGCACGCTCTCCACGCCCAACTTGCGCGGGTCGCCCTCGAAGCACAGGACTTGCCCAAGAATCAATCGTTCAGCCACGGTCATCTCCGGTTTTTAGTGTTGGGGTAATAGCCCTTCGCGCGCCCCCATGTTAGGCGGAAAGTGAGCGATTGGCAGGGGGGCATCTGATGGCCGTAGACGCAGAAGACACCGTCGAAGACGCGCGCGACACCTACGCGTTGGACAAATCCCTGCGCGCCCGCCTGCGAGAGGCGCTGGACGCCGGTGACGTGGCCGCCATCGATGCGCTGATGGAGCCGCTTCACCCGGCCGACATCGCCGACTTGCTGGAGCAGGTCACGAGCGCCGAGCGGGAGGACTGGCTTACCCATTGGTCCAAGGGAATCGACGGTGAGGTTCTGTCGGAGCTGGAGGAAGGCCTTCGCGAAGAGGTTCTGGCCCTGCTGCCCGACGACCAGATCGCCGTGGCGGTGCGCGAGCTGGATTCCGATGATGTTGTCGACCTGCTGGAAGATGCGGGTGACGATCAGGCGGAGGTCATCCTCGACGCGCTGGAGCCTGCGGATCGGGCCGCGGTCGAGGCGGCGCTCAGCTATCCGGAGGACACGGCCGGCCGCCTGATGCAGCGCGAGATCGTCGCGGTGCCGGAGCATTGGTCGGTGGGCGAGGCCATCGATTACATCCGCAGCCAGGCCGGCAATTTGCCGGAGGAATTCTATCACGTCATTCTGACCGATCCGCGCATGAAACCAACGGGTTACGTCATGCTCGGGCGGCTTCTGGCCACGGTTCGTGGCGTCAAGCTGCACGATATCACCGAGGACAGCTTCCGCCCGATTCCGGCGAGCCAGCCGGAGGAAGAGGTCGCCTATGCCTTCAACCAGTATCACCTGATCACCGCGCCGGTGGTGGACGATGACGGGCGGCTTGTCGGCGTCATTACCATCGACGACGCGATGATCGTTCTGGATATGGAGGCGGAAGAGGACATCCTGCGTCTCGCCGGCGTGAACGAGGAATCGAGCCTCTCGGACGGCGTGATCGAGACCACGCGTCAGCGTTTTCCCTGGCTCTTCGTGAACCTCGTGACCTCGATCATCGCGTCACTGGTGATCGCGCAATTCGAGACGGCGCTGGCGACGATCGTGGCGCTTGCCGTGTTGATGCCGATCGTGGCGTCGATGGGGGGCAACGCGGGGACGCAATCGCTGACGGTGGCGGTCCGTGCCATCGCGACGAAGGACTTGACGGCCTCCAACCTGATGCGGGTCATCACCCGGGAAGCCGGGGTCGGACTGATCAATGGCGCGATCTTCGCCGTCGTGATGGGCATCGTCGGCGTCGTCTGGTTCGGCACGCCGCTTCTCGGCGTCGTCATCGGCGCTGCGATGGTGATCAACCTGTTGGTGGCGGGGCTGGCGGGCATCTTGGTGCCCGTGGTGTTGGACCGATTGCGGATCGATCCGGCCCTGGCATCGGGCGCATTCGTGACGACGGTCACGGATATTGTCGGATTTTTCTCGTTCCTCGGGCTTGCGGCGCTGGTCTTGCTTTAGGCCGCAGAGGGCTCACACGGGCTCGATCAGCCCGGGATTTCCAACGTCACGGTGCGACCGCTGCGGACATATTGCAGCGTGGTCTCTCCGATCGCGGCAACGCGCCCGCCG
Proteins encoded in this region:
- the guaD gene encoding guanine deaminase, whose protein sequence is MAERLILGQVLCFEGDPRKLGVESVRHETHGAVLIRDGLIAEVGEARALRAAHPEVPVTDHGADLILPGFIDAHVHYPQTAMIASWGKRLIDWLNSYTFPEEARFDDPAYAAEIANRYLDLLTANGTTTAASYCTIHPTSVDAFFEAAQSRNMRVLAGKTCMDRNAPDNLRDTAQSAYDDSRELLRKWHGTDRLSYVITPRFSPTSSPEQLSALGALWAEHPDCLMQTHLSEQTDEITWVRDLYPDARDYLDTYESHGLLGERGLYGHAIHLEPREIDRLADVGAAVVHCPTSNTFIGSGLFDMALADRMPVGLATDTGGGSSFSMLRTMAAAYEIGQLRGHALHPSELLWRATGGSAEALHLSDKIGRLAPGYEADLCILSLTSTPAIAQRATRADSIWEAVFPTIMMGDDRAIACTYIAGVPVKRT
- the mgtE gene encoding magnesium transporter, coding for MAVDAEDTVEDARDTYALDKSLRARLREALDAGDVAAIDALMEPLHPADIADLLEQVTSAEREDWLTHWSKGIDGEVLSELEEGLREEVLALLPDDQIAVAVRELDSDDVVDLLEDAGDDQAEVILDALEPADRAAVEAALSYPEDTAGRLMQREIVAVPEHWSVGEAIDYIRSQAGNLPEEFYHVILTDPRMKPTGYVMLGRLLATVRGVKLHDITEDSFRPIPASQPEEEVAYAFNQYHLITAPVVDDDGRLVGVITIDDAMIVLDMEAEEDILRLAGVNEESSLSDGVIETTRQRFPWLFVNLVTSIIASLVIAQFETALATIVALAVLMPIVASMGGNAGTQSLTVAVRAIATKDLTASNLMRVITREAGVGLINGAIFAVVMGIVGVVWFGTPLLGVVIGAAMVINLLVAGLAGILVPVVLDRLRIDPALASGAFVTTVTDIVGFFSFLGLAALVLL